From one Pempheris klunzingeri isolate RE-2024b chromosome 5, fPemKlu1.hap1, whole genome shotgun sequence genomic stretch:
- the tshz3a gene encoding teashirt homolog 3, translating to MPRRKQEAPKRAAAYSPEELTEHTVEDEEAEADDLPSAPQDDLPMKDEFVEQSGGPAKEQACDQESSGAAELSGQEMDSESHVSETSDRLSDFESPSRKAEGNLVTAPLNGGTKTPPIATDTLEQMKAIYTSFLSSPLWSPLNFNSSLPQAQSSASTEKPARSNSTSSSSSCSSGSYDWHQSAVAKTLQQHPPQSRHPTQSEPSLFSTVQLHRQNPKLFGSIFTGASKFRCKGCSAAYDTLVELTVHMNDTGHYRDDNKDRAGSGGKRWSKPRKRSLLEMEGKEDAQKVLKCMYCGHSFESLQDLSVHMIKTKHYQKVPLKEPMAPVAAKIMSSRRKGLVGLDLTASPRSREGTPKAKHSQADFSELSQKPSSSPYTTSNNRYGHQNGASYAWQFESNKFQILKCMECGSSHNTLQELRTHMMVTGHFLRVTSSVGKRIKTLPEATSPKPVRVNTPTEQRVQSVPLAPSTFSPPPLQTTPTPPATSPPLKEIKKEEVEEECTKQEAAGDEKQIAASVGKEEDAEKEEKYDISMYNYLTEEDLKESPKGGFDILKSLENTVTSAINKAQSGNPSWGGYPSIHAAYQFPGALKLQQGIMEKNSPIKFLFNGGDGALSSLAKNQPLISPPLSQSSPFPSNNFQAMEDLVKKVTEKVAKVEQRVKQLSPKVENHLSPCSSEAGDSHKGGEADSPREWRAVTPANSDRGSHSDRASPATEPKRETAVKSPLASTLRCSTAIITGHTPPEQPFVNPLSALQSVMNIHLGKAAKPSLPNQDPLSLLSRLSQSMAERAAVAAPPSQTKKPESVVDNSFCQPNDDQPMDLTKGKSDRGGSVGSAPLTPSSTASSISPSSLVAPAKLTVVSPYTSSSPLHENALSDISDMLRNLTQSHHVPKPPSRSRITDKSEIVGSTHEDDDVSLHGHKRKGRHSNWNPQHLLLLQAQFASSLRQTSEGKYIMNDLSPQERMHVSRFTGLSMTTISHWLANVKYQLRRTGRTKFLKNLDSGQPIFFCSDCASQIRTPAAYVCHLEAHLGFRIRDLAKLSPKQTVRDSHTVTEKLVPLESFLSQQSQDDCSTNGSVYRCQLCVRKFATKHAIKLHLSKSHGKSPEDHLLYVCELEKH from the exons ATGCCGCGGAGGAAACAAGAAGCGCCCAAGCGCGCAGCAG CCTATTCTCCCGAGGAGCTGACAGAGCACActgtggaggatgaggaggcggAAGCAGACGACCTGCCCTCGGCCCCTCAGGATGACCTTCCCATGAAAGATGAGTTTGTGGAGCAAAGCGGAGGGCCTGCCAAGGAGCAGGCATGTGACCAGGAGTCATCTGGGGCCGCAGAGCTCTCCGGACAAGAGATGGACAGTGAGTCACATGTGAGTGAGACCAGTGACCGCCTCTCAGACTTTGAGAGCCCCTCCAGAAAAGCCGAGGGCAACTTGGTCACAGCACCTCTGAATGGTGGCACTAAAACACCTCCCATAGCCACGGACACCTTAGAACAAATGAAGGCTATCTACACCAGCTTTCTGAGCAGCCCCTTGTGGTCACCGCTGAACTTTAATTCTTCTCTGCCACAGGCACAGTCGTCTGCCTCTACAGAGAAGCCAGCTCGCAGCAATAGCactagtagcagcagtagctgCAGCAGCGGTAGCTATGACTGGCACCAGTCTGCAGTGGCAAAGACACTACAACAGCATCCTCCCCAGAGCCGTCACCCCACTCAGTCTGAGCCCAGCCTCTTTAGCACAGTCCAGCTccacaggcaaaacccaaagCTGTTTGGCTCCATCTTCACTGGGGCCAGTAAATTCCGCTGTAAGGGCTGCAGTGCTGCTTATGACACCCTGGTGGAGTTGACAGTTCACATGAATGATACAGGCCACTATCGCGATGACAACAAGGACAGGGCAGGCAGTGGCGGAAAGCGCTGGTCTAAACCACGTAAGCGGTCCCTGCtggagatggaggggaaggaggaTGCCCAGAAAGTTTTGAAGTGCATGTATTGTGGCCACTCCTTTGAATCCCTCCAGGACCTCAGTGTCCACATGATCAAAACCAAACACTACCAGAAAGTGCCTCTGAAGGAGCCCATGGCCCCTGTGGCAGCCAAAATCATGTCTTCTAGGAGAAAGGGACTAGTGGGGTTGGACCTCACTGCCTCGCCACGTTCTAGAGAAGGAACCCCCAAAGCAAAGCATTCGCAGGCAGACTTTAGCGAACTCTCACAGAAACCTTCCTCCAGCCCTTACACCACCTCCAATAACCGCTACGGCCACCAGAACGGCGCGAGCTACGCTTGGCAGTTTGAATCCAACAAATTCCAGATCCTTAAGTGTATGGAGTGTGGGAGTTCCCATAATACACTACAAGAGCTGAGAACCCACATGATGGTGACAGGACACTTCCTGAGGGTGACCAGCTCTGTGGGAAAGAGAATCAAAACACTTCCTGAGGCCACATCCCCCAAACCTGTGAGGGTTAACACACCCACTGAACAGAGGGTCCAGTCTGTCCCACTTGCACCTTCcaccttctctcctccacctcttcaaACTACCCCAACTCCCCCTGCTACCTCCCCTCCTCTTAAAGAGATCAAAAAGGAGGAGGTTGAGGAGGAGTGCACTAAGCAAGAGGCTGCTGGAGATGAGAAGCAAATTGCAGCTTCGGttgggaaggaggaggatgctgaaaaggaggaaaaatacGACATCTCAATGTATAACTATCTCACCGAAGAGGACCTGAAGGAGAGCCCTAAAGGGGGCTTCGATATTCTCAAATCACTGGAAAACACAGTGACGTCAGCCATCAACAAGGCGCAGAGTGGGAATCCAAGCTGGGGCGGCTACCCTAGCATCCATGCAGCCTACCAGTTCCCTGGTGCCCTTAAGCTCCAACAGGGAATCATGGAAAAGAATTCCCCGATTAAGTTCTTGTTCAACGGAGGAGATGGAGCATTGTCCTCCCTGGCCAAAAACCAACCCCTAATTTCCCCACCGCTTAGTCAGTCGTCCCCCTTCCCCAGCAACAACTTCCAGGCGATGGAGGATTTGGTGaaaaaagtgacagagaaagTAGCAAAAGTAGAGCAAAGGGTAAAGCAGTTGTCTCCTAAGGTGGAGAACCATCTGTCTCCGTGTAGCAGTGAGGCTGGAGACTCGCATAAGGGCGGAGAGGCTGACTCACCTCGGGAATGGAGGGCAGTCACCCCAGCCAATAGCGACAGGGGAAGCCATAGCGACAGAGCATCCCCGGCAACAGAACccaagagagagacagcagtcaAGTCCCCACTCGCCTCTACACTGAGATGCAGTACTGCCATTATCACTGGCCACACTCCTCCAGAGCAGCCCTTTGTCAACCCTCTAAGTGCTCTTCAGTCAGTAATGAACATTCATTTGGGGAAAGCAGCCAAGCCCTCCTTGCCAAACCAAGATCCCCTGAGTCTGCTCTCCAGGCTTAGCCAGAGCATGGCTGAGAGGGCTGCTGTGGCCGCCCCTCCCTCACAGACCAAAAAGCCTGAAAGTGTAGTTGATAATAGTTTTTGCCAGCCCAATGATGACCAACCTATGGACCTCACAAAAGGCAAAAGCGATAGAGGAGGCTCTGTTGGCTCAGCACCGCTAACCCCTTCATCCAcagcctcctccatctccccctcctcccttgtTGCTCCTGCAAAGCTAACAGTGGTCTCTCCCTACACATCCAGCAGCCCTCTGCATGAAAATGCATTGTCAGATATCTCAGACATGCTGAGGAACCTCACACAGTCCCATCATGTCCCAAAACCCCCCTCCCGGTCCCGGATCACAGATAAATCTGAGATTGTGGGCTCTACTCATGAGGATGACGACGTCTCCCTGCATGGCCACAAACGCAAAGGTCGCCACTCTAACTGGAACCCCCAGCACCTCCTCCTACTGCAGGCGCAGTTTGCCTCGAGCCTGAGGCAGACATCAGAGGGCAAGTACATCATGAACGACCTCAGCCCGCAGGAAAGAATGCACGTGTCTCGTTTCACAGGCCTCTCCATGACCACCATTAGCCACTGGCTGGCTAACGTCAAGTACCAGCTAAGGAGAACGGGCAGAACAAAGTTCCTGAAGAACCTGGACTCCGGTCAACCTATATTCTTCTGTAGCGACTGTGCCTCACAGATCCGAACCCCAGCAGCATATGTATGCCACCTGGAAGCCCACCTAGGGTTCAGAATCAGGGACCTGGCCAAGCTGTCCCCTAAACAGACTGTCAGAGACTCCCACACTGTCACTGAGAAACTAGTGCCCCTGGAGTCCTTCCTTTCTCAACAATCACAAGATGACTGCAGCACTAATGGGTCAGTGTATCGCTGCCAGCTCTGTGTCCGTAAATTTGCCACTAAGCACGCCATCAAGCTTCACCTCAGCAAGAGCCATGGGAAGTCTCCAGAGGACCATCTGCTATATGTGTGCGAACTAGAGAAACACTAA